One Paracidovorax avenae ATCC 19860 genomic region harbors:
- a CDS encoding methyl-accepting chemotaxis protein: MDETKRRRDLSPSAQQALQAIGCRADGLLLAICVLGAIVALWLGFMYGRPGTAAIWGGSLLALAAWAYLAVRGSLLGRLALVTAGIGMVALHIQLSLGATEMHFGVFVFLAFVLAYRDWRPVVFAAALIAVHHIAFDRLQLAGGPVYCLTEPDFGRILVHAAFVVVQTAVEVAITFRTRADAIESAELQYLCRPQQDGQLSLDVRGVPVNSTAARALQAALLRLNGVVTDVHQAAAGLAAAAGEIATGNRDLSQRTERTASHLQDAAASMGQLDGAVQHSVQEAVAARRLTQEATQVAEHCGSVVTEVVATVQDIHSSAGRIADIVGVIDGIAFQTNILALNAAVEAARAGEQGRGFAVVASEVRSLAGRSAEAAREVRALIAASVEKAERGSRLATDAGEHMQNVVDCARRASEVVGAISTSVEGQSGELGRVNASVTELDHMTQQNAALVEQSSAAAASLLEQAGRLRSVVDGFQFQPERLLAAAR; encoded by the coding sequence ATGGACGAAACGAAACGACGCCGCGATCTCTCTCCGAGCGCCCAGCAGGCCCTGCAGGCCATCGGCTGCCGGGCGGACGGCCTGCTGCTCGCCATCTGCGTCCTCGGCGCGATCGTCGCGCTGTGGCTCGGTTTCATGTACGGCCGGCCCGGCACCGCCGCCATCTGGGGCGGCAGCCTGCTGGCGCTGGCCGCATGGGCCTATCTGGCGGTGCGCGGCAGCCTGCTGGGCCGGCTGGCGCTCGTGACGGCCGGCATCGGCATGGTGGCCCTGCACATCCAGCTCAGCCTGGGTGCCACCGAAATGCATTTCGGCGTCTTCGTCTTCCTGGCCTTCGTGCTGGCCTACCGCGACTGGCGGCCCGTCGTCTTCGCGGCAGCGCTGATCGCCGTGCACCATATCGCGTTCGATCGCCTGCAACTGGCCGGGGGCCCGGTGTACTGCCTCACCGAACCCGACTTCGGGCGCATCCTGGTGCACGCCGCGTTCGTGGTCGTGCAGACCGCCGTGGAGGTGGCCATCACCTTCCGCACCCGCGCCGATGCGATCGAATCGGCGGAACTCCAGTACCTCTGCCGCCCCCAGCAGGACGGCCAGCTCTCGCTGGACGTGCGCGGCGTGCCGGTGAACAGCACCGCGGCCCGGGCCCTGCAGGCCGCATTGCTGCGGCTCAACGGGGTGGTGACCGATGTCCACCAGGCTGCTGCGGGCCTGGCGGCGGCGGCGGGCGAGATCGCCACGGGCAACCGCGACCTCAGCCAGCGCACCGAGCGCACCGCGTCCCACCTGCAGGACGCAGCGGCATCGATGGGCCAGCTGGACGGCGCCGTCCAGCACAGCGTGCAGGAGGCCGTGGCGGCCCGCCGGCTGACGCAGGAAGCCACCCAGGTGGCCGAGCACTGCGGCAGCGTGGTGACCGAGGTCGTCGCCACCGTGCAGGACATCCACTCCAGCGCCGGACGCATCGCCGACATCGTGGGCGTGATCGACGGCATCGCCTTCCAGACGAACATCCTGGCGCTGAACGCCGCGGTGGAGGCGGCCCGCGCCGGCGAACAGGGCCGGGGTTTCGCGGTGGTGGCGAGCGAGGTGCGCTCGCTGGCCGGACGCAGCGCCGAAGCCGCCCGCGAAGTCCGCGCGCTGATCGCCGCCTCCGTGGAAAAAGCCGAGCGCGGCAGCCGGCTGGCGACCGATGCCGGCGAACACATGCAGAACGTGGTGGACTGCGCACGCCGCGCCTCCGAAGTGGTGGGCGCCATCAGCACGTCGGTCGAAGGGCAATCGGGCGAACTGGGCCGCGTCAACGCCTCGGTGACCGAACTCGACCACATGACCCAGCAGAACGCGGCGCTGGTGGAGCAATCCTCGGCCGCCGCGGCCAGCCTGCTGGAGCAGGCCGGCCGGCTCAGGAGCGTGGTGGACGGCTTCCAGTTCCAGCCCGAACGCCTGCTCGCTGCAGCACGCTGA